The Brevundimonas vesicularis genome includes the window TCGGCGCCTATGCCCGCATCGAACACGACACCCTGCACCTGACCACCGAAATGCTCAGCCCGGAGGGGTCCGCCCGCTGGCGGCGCGTCGGCGACCTATCTCAGCCCACCGAAGCCGACGCCCGCGCTCTGGGCCAACGCCTGGGCGGCGCGGTGCATGCCTCGGCCGGCGATCAGGAAGTCGATCCCGCGACCCTGGACGGATGAGCCTCACGCCGAAACGCGTCTGGATCACCCGCGCCGAACCGGGCGCCGCGCGCACCGCCGCCCGCCTGCGCGACACGGGGTTCGAGCCGATCGTCGTTCCCCTGCTGGCGATCGAGAATCTGACGCCGCCGGTTCCCGATCTGGCGCCGTTCGCCGCCCTGGCCTTCACCAGCGTGAACGGCGTCTCAGCCTTCGCCGCCCTGACGCCCCGCCGCGACCTGCCGGTCTTCGCCGTCGGCGATGCGACCGCCCAGGCCGCCCATGATGCGGGCTTCGCCGATGTCCGCTCCGCCGCCGGCGACCTGCACGCCCTCGCCCGTCTGATCGCCGGCGCTGTGGCCAACGCCGATGTCCTGGTCCCTCAAGCGGAAACTCCCGCCGGCGATTTCACCGCCGCCCTCGCCGCCGCCGGAGCCCGCAACGTGTCGATCCAGTCGCTGACGGTCTATCGCGCCATCGAAACAGCAGCGCCAGCGCCCGCGCTGTTCGACGCCGCTCTGATCCACTCCCCCCGCGCCGGAAACGCCCTCGCCAAACGTGGCCACGACGCCCTGGCATATGCGGTCCTGGCCTGCATCTCTACCGCCGCCGCAGCCCCGCTCAGCGCGCTCGGCCTGACGCCCGTTGTGGCAAAATCGCCCGACGAGACCTCATTGCTCACGATCTTGAACGCGGCGCTTGGCAAGCGCGATCCGGCCGTATAAAGACCCCGTCTCGCGCGGACAGCTTCGTCCGTCGCAACCGGGCCGCTTTAGCTCAGCCGGTAGAGCACATCATTCGTAATGATGGGGTCAGGTGTTCGAGTCACCTAAGCGGCACCACTTCTCCGAGCGCGATTCGCGCGGGAGTCGGCGTCTCGAGCGCTGAAATATATCTT containing:
- a CDS encoding uroporphyrinogen-III synthase, with protein sequence MSLTPKRVWITRAEPGAARTAARLRDTGFEPIVVPLLAIENLTPPVPDLAPFAALAFTSVNGVSAFAALTPRRDLPVFAVGDATAQAAHDAGFADVRSAAGDLHALARLIAGAVANADVLVPQAETPAGDFTAALAAAGARNVSIQSLTVYRAIETAAPAPALFDAALIHSPRAGNALAKRGHDALAYAVLACISTAAAAPLSALGLTPVVAKSPDETSLLTILNAALGKRDPAV